A portion of the Oncorhynchus gorbuscha isolate QuinsamMale2020 ecotype Even-year linkage group LG07, OgorEven_v1.0, whole genome shotgun sequence genome contains these proteins:
- the rnf32 gene encoding RING finger protein 32 isoform X1, with translation MRKGLNSKATSGKLAITSVALQDHIARNLQLQNLSLCDPVKTRWCRRAATETHCKRNHGTVTQKGPQQHDGEEKEYVLDPAAPPLTLAQKLGLVQSPARKLTVDEWSQVKSRSIHEGDSKQPCVICREEFRLQTQVLLSCSHVFHRACLQAFERFSGRKCCPMCRKEQYETRVIHDGARLFKERCAIRIQACWRGYVVRKWYGHMKKTVPPKDKQLRRKFFETKLQELNDSFVQYCHMDVEAFLNDINQSVSSSRRVFHQFEREHVSEPQEDDWQKIQEKVIQRDTQDCPICLTALCSARLEPEAGRTLAQHHSNRRTVLLSCSHLFHQPCLEAFEAFCVEGRPTCPLCRSPYHKILV, from the exons ATGCGGAAG GGCTTGAACTCAAAAGCAACCAGTGGAAAGTTAGCAATCACCTCAGTTGCTCTTCAAGACCATATCGCACGAAACTTGCAGCTTCAGAATTTGTCACTGTGTGACCCTGTGAAGACAAGATGGTGCCGAAGAGCCGCCACTGAAACACACTGCAAACGAAACCATGGAACTGTGACACAGAAAGGGCCCCAGCAACacgatggagaggagaaagagtatGTGCTTGACCCAGCAGCTCCACCACTGACATTAG CCCAGAAACTGGGTTTGGTGCAGTCCCCAGCCAGAAAACTGACAGTAGATGAATGGAGTCAGGTCAAGTCGAGGTCTATTCATGAAGGGGACTCCAAGCAGCCCTGTGTGATCTGCAGGGAGGAGTTTCGCTTACAGACTCAG GTTTTGCTCTCCTGCTCCCATGTGTTTCACAGAGCCTGTCTGCAGGCCTTTGAGAGGTTTTCAGGCAGGAAGTGCTGTCCTATGTGCAGGAAGGAGCAGTATGAGACCAGAGTGATTCACGATGGAGCTCGCCTCTTCAAAGAGAGGTGTGCCATCAG AATTCAAGCGTGTTGGCGTGGCTATGTTGTTCGGAAGTGGTACGGACATATGAAGAAAACAGTTCCCCCAAAAGACAAACAGCTACGACGAAAATTCTTTGAGACAAAG TTGCAGGAGTTGAATGACAGCTTTGTCCAATACTGTCATATGGACGTAGAGGCTTTCCTGAACGATATCAACCAGTCGGTGTCATCAAGCAGAAGAGTGTTCCATCAGTTTGAGAGAGAGCACGTCTCGGAGCCGCAGGAAGACGACTGGCAAAAAATACAGGAAAAG GTCATCCAGAGAGATACACAGGACTGTCCCATCTGTCTCACCGCTCTGTGCAGCGCCAGACTAGAGCCGGAGGCAGGGAGGACACTCGCCCAACACCACAGCAACAGACGCACTGTGCTCCTGTCCTGCTCACACCTCTTCCACCAGCCCTGCCTGGAAGCCTTCGAAGCCTTCTGTGTGGAGGGCCGACCTACATGTCCTCTGTGCAGGTCTCCCTACCACAAAATACTGGTCTGA
- the rnf32 gene encoding RING finger protein 32 isoform X2, with the protein MRKGLNSKATSGKLAITSVALQDHIARNLQLQNLSLCDPVKTRWCRRAATETHCKRNHGTVTQKGPQQHDGEEKEYVLDPAAPPLTLAQKLGLVQSPARKLTVDEWSQVKSRSIHEGDSKQPCVICREEFRLQTQVLLSCSHVFHRACLQAFERFSGRKCCPMCRKEQYETRVIHDGARLFKERCAIRIQACWRGYVVRKWYGHMKKTVPPKDKQLRRKFFETKVIQRDTQDCPICLTALCSARLEPEAGRTLAQHHSNRRTVLLSCSHLFHQPCLEAFEAFCVEGRPTCPLCRSPYHKILV; encoded by the exons ATGCGGAAG GGCTTGAACTCAAAAGCAACCAGTGGAAAGTTAGCAATCACCTCAGTTGCTCTTCAAGACCATATCGCACGAAACTTGCAGCTTCAGAATTTGTCACTGTGTGACCCTGTGAAGACAAGATGGTGCCGAAGAGCCGCCACTGAAACACACTGCAAACGAAACCATGGAACTGTGACACAGAAAGGGCCCCAGCAACacgatggagaggagaaagagtatGTGCTTGACCCAGCAGCTCCACCACTGACATTAG CCCAGAAACTGGGTTTGGTGCAGTCCCCAGCCAGAAAACTGACAGTAGATGAATGGAGTCAGGTCAAGTCGAGGTCTATTCATGAAGGGGACTCCAAGCAGCCCTGTGTGATCTGCAGGGAGGAGTTTCGCTTACAGACTCAG GTTTTGCTCTCCTGCTCCCATGTGTTTCACAGAGCCTGTCTGCAGGCCTTTGAGAGGTTTTCAGGCAGGAAGTGCTGTCCTATGTGCAGGAAGGAGCAGTATGAGACCAGAGTGATTCACGATGGAGCTCGCCTCTTCAAAGAGAGGTGTGCCATCAG AATTCAAGCGTGTTGGCGTGGCTATGTTGTTCGGAAGTGGTACGGACATATGAAGAAAACAGTTCCCCCAAAAGACAAACAGCTACGACGAAAATTCTTTGAGACAAAG GTCATCCAGAGAGATACACAGGACTGTCCCATCTGTCTCACCGCTCTGTGCAGCGCCAGACTAGAGCCGGAGGCAGGGAGGACACTCGCCCAACACCACAGCAACAGACGCACTGTGCTCCTGTCCTGCTCACACCTCTTCCACCAGCCCTGCCTGGAAGCCTTCGAAGCCTTCTGTGTGGAGGGCCGACCTACATGTCCTCTGTGCAGGTCTCCCTACCACAAAATACTGGTCTGA